Below is a window of Vibrio sp. SS-MA-C1-2 DNA.
TTCTATTAAACGTTGCAACGATCTTTTCTTGTAACTTAAAATAATTTAGAGCTCAGTTGCATGTTTTAGTCTGTGATTGTAAGTAAGAGAGGATAGGGTAACCACCTCTCTTTTTTATTGTTTTCAATAAGGTTCTTTATGGCTAATAAAAATCAAGCGAAGTTTTTAGACGGATCTTTAATGCAACATATTATGGTGATGTCAGGAACTGGCGCTATCGGTTTGATGGCGCTATTTGCTGTTGATTTGCTCGATATGTTTTTTATTAGTCAACTTGGTCATGTGGAACTTGCGGCTGCGATTGGTTATGCGGGGTCATTACTCTTTTTCTCGACGTCTATTTCGATTGGATCTTCTATTGCAATGGGTGCATTGGTCTCTAAGGAATTAGGGGCTGGAAATAGAGAGAAAGCGAGAGAGTTAGCTGGCAGTGTCTTGGTCTTTGCCGTGACCTTTAATATTATTATTGTCAGTATCATGCTTTATTTTCTTCCTGAATTAGTGACGCTATTAGGCGCAAAAGGGGAAGCTCATCAAAAAGCTTTAGACTATCTCTATATTTTATTGCCTAGTTCACCGGTGATTGCGATTTCAATGGCGGCAATGGCAGCACTTCGTGGTGTTGGTGATGCTAAAAATGCCATGTATGCGACGTTGGCAGGTGGAGCGGTTAATGCGGTACTTGACCCTATTTTTATTTTTGTTTTAAATCTCAATGTTGAAGGTGCAGCGATTGCCTCTGTTATTGCTAGATTTACTGTTCTCTTCTTTGCGTTATATAAGTTGCTCTCTTACCATAAGTTGGTAGCGCCTCCCTCTTTTTCTCATCTTATCGAACACCAACGTTTAATTGTTAAAATAGCCTTTCCCGCAATTCTTACCAATGTGGCAACGCCTATCGCCAATGCTTATGTGACAAAAAGTGTCGCTGTTTTTGGTGATGATTATGTCGCTGGCTTTGCCGTAATGGGGCGGATCATGCCAGTTTGTTTTGCGATTATTTTCTCGTTATCTGGCGCTATTGGTCCTATTATCGGGCAAAATTTTGGTGCAGAACGCTGGGATCGTGTTCGTCAGGCATTAAATGATGCGGTGATTTTTACTTCACTTTATTGTATCGGCGTTTCAATCATTCTCTACTTTGTGCAAGATTTTATTATTATTGGTTTTGACTTAACAGGAGATGCGGCTGAAGTGTTAACTGTTTTTTGTACTTATATTGCGGTGACTTTTATCTTTAATGGGATGTTATTTATTGCCAATGCCGTTTTTAATAATTTACAACGTCCTGCTTGGTCAATGCTATTAAATATCGGAAAAGCAACCATTGGTACCCTCCCTTTTGTTTATTTTGGTGGGTTATGGTATGGCGCGATTGGTATTTTAATTGGGCAAGCGATTGGAGGGATTCTTTTTGGTATTATTGGTTATTTCTTAGTGCGTTATAGAGTGAAAAGAATGACTGATAAGCATGAACGAGAAAAAGAGAAAGAGAGAAAAACCTGTTTAGAAACCGGAATGCCAATGACCCCTTATTGTTCTTCAAGGGCTTATATGGCAGCCGCAGATATGCAAGTTTTAGCGTCAGAAAAGAAACCTGTTAACATTAAATAGTTTGAAACCCCAGTGTGGCGTGATCTGTTTTTACATCAACTGCCTTCTTCATACTTGAAGCTATTAGGTTGTTGGCTACGCTCGTTCGCCCCAATCATATAGTAAACCTATACTCATTGAGCCTCATTCACTTGCCGCCGACTAGCAACTCCAATTATTTTGGGTATAGAGTAGTTACAAAACATTTTTAAATATTAAAAACAGACCCATTGAGTCTGTTTTTTTATATCTGTTATTGACCTTGAAGTTAACTCCAATGTTTAAAGTGAGGATTCTTACGTTAAATCGCTTGAAGGAGTAAAACGATGGGTAGCAAACAATGTCAGCATAATCATCAACAGATGACAGAGAAAAAACGGATATTTCAGAAGGACAAGCAACCCGTAGTTGGTTTATTAAAGGAATGGATTGTCCTAGTTGTGCGCAGAAAATTGAGAATGCCGTACTTTCTGTTGAGGGGGTTGAAGGTGCTCAAGTAAAGTTTGCAACAGAGAAGTTAGTGGTGAGCTTTTCTGACTATAATGATGAAGCTGAACTTGAGATAAAAAGCGTCGCAAAAAGTTTAGGTTTTCAGTTTTTAGAGACTAAATCGTCGATGAGCAGAGAAAATGATAATGGCTCTAAACGTCACTTTATTGATAAATACCGAGGGATCCTCTCTTATACTCTGTTTGTCATCATCGCTTTCTTCTGTTCATTGTTCTCTGACAAGTTAGGAAGTATTACATTTATTGCTGCAACATTATGGGGACTCTATCCCGTAGGCAAGAAAGCGATCAGTTTAATTAAAAGTGATACCCCGTTTGCTATTGAAACCTTGATGAGTGTGGCTGCGATTGGCGCACTTTATTTGGGGGAAACGGCTGAGGCGACTTTAGTGCTATTGCTCTTTATGATTGGAGAGCAATTAGAAGCATTTGCAGCGGGACGAGCTCGTCAAGGGGTTAAAGCCTTAATGGATCTGGTTCCAGAAGAGGTAGATAAAGTCGTCGATGGAGTAAAAACACGTGTTGCAGCCGAGTCATTAATTCCAGGTGATATTATTGAAATCTCTCCAGGATCCCGATTACCTGCTGATGGTTTGCTCTTTGATACCTATGCCAGTTTTGATGAGAGTGCATTAACAGGGGAGTCACTGCCTGTTGAGAAAAATATTGGCGATAAAGTGATGGCAGGAGCAATGGTTGCCGATCGTGTTGTTCAGATAAAAATTGTCTCTGAGCAAGGAGAAAATGCCATTGATCGTATTCTGCACTTAATTGAAGAGGCTGAACTCAGAAAAGCACCACTTGAACGATTTATTGATAAGTTTAGTCGTATTTATACGCCAATGATGATGGTGTTAGCGTTAATGGTTGTGATTATTCCACCTTTATTATTTGGTGGTTTGTGGGATGTTTGGCTCTATCGTGGATTGACTCTACTATTAATTGCTTGTCCTTGTGCCTTGGTTATCTCAATTCCTGCTGCGATTACATCAGGGTTAGCGGCAGCAGCAAAACGGGGTGTTTTGATTAAAGGCGGAGCAACACTAGAGCAGATTGGTAATATTAAAAATATCGCTTTTGATAAAACAGGGACTTTAACCGAAGGTAAACCAATCGTGACTGATCTTAATGGCTGGGGGGTTTCTGACGATCAATTGTTAGCGGATGCAGCGGCTGTTGAGATGGGGTCTCATCACCCTTTAGCTCAGGCGGTCATTAATCGAGCAGAACTGCAATCAATCAACGTTGTTGAGGCTGAGGAGCGAGAAGTCATTGTTGGTAAAGGCATTCAAGGTAAGGTGAATGGCGTACTGTTACGACTCAGTGCCGCTGATCGTCTACCTGAAGGTGTTGAGTTATCTGAGCAACAGCAGGCTGAGGTGATTAAGTTGGAGTCACAAGGAAAAACATTGGTTGTTGCACTCTATGGCAATATCGGACAACAAATCATGGTAATGGGTGTAATTGCGTGGCGAGATGAGATCCGCTCAGATGCTAAGCAAGCCATTAAACAGCTAGATAGCATGGGCGTTAATTCTATTATGTTAACGGGAGATAACCCAAGAGCGGCACACGCCATTGCTGATGAATTGAATATTGAGTTTAAAGCAAGCCTACTTCCTGAAGATAAAGTTCGTTATGTTCAAGAACTGACAGAAAAAGAGTCAACGGCCATGGTAGGGGATGGGATTAACGATGCACCTGCGATGAAAACGGCGACAGTCGGTATTGCAATGGGCGGTGGAACAGATGTCGCATTAGAAACTGCAGATGCAGCGATCACTCATAATCGAGTATCTGAACTCTCATCGATGGTGAAGTTATCACAAGCGACGCTTACGATTATTCGACAAAATGTCACCATTGTATTAGGGTTAAAAGGGCTATTTTTAGTGATGACACTTTTTGGAATGGTAAGTTTATGGATGGCGGTATTGGCAGATACTGGTGCAACAGTGATAGTGACAATGAATGCATTAAGGCTACTGAAAATTATTGATGATAAGTGAAATTAATGTTCAATTTTTACTGGAACATAAAATGTAAAAAATAGACCACGTAACTCTCTCTATTTTTAATGAATGAGAATAAAAAATAGTTACGTGGTTTTTATTAGAACCATTTTAGGTCACGTATTATTCTTGATCAAAAAAACGCAGACGATCAATCAGTAAATCAACAAACCCTTGGCGATCAATATCCATTACCACTGTTGTATTGGCTGGGTTATCGGTTAATTCATAATAATCAACAATCGTCATCCCTTGAGTGAACTCACCTTTTGTTTCAATGCCAACCCAACAGTCGTGAGTGACAAATAACTCGGGCGCAATTAACCAAGCAATAGTACAAGGATCGTGTAATGGAGCGCCTTTAAAGCCCCATTTAGGGTCACGGTGGTAGATCATGAAAAAGTCTAAAAGATCACCAACAACGGTCGATATTGGATTATCTATCTCTTTGATCAAGTCAATATCATGATGCATGATTTGAGCTTTATGAGTGACATCCAAGCCACACATGGTGATAGGAACCCCTGATTTAAAGACAATATCAGCAGCTTCAGGATCAACGTAAATATTAAATTCTGCCGCCGGTGTCCAGTTTCCTTCTCGAGCAGTTCCTCCCATCAATACAATACGCTCGATCTTATCGTGCAGCTCTGGGTGTGCCGCTAAGAATAGCGCGATATTGGTTAAAGGTCCTGTAGGAACCAGCGTTACAGGCTCTGGTGAATGACTGATCTTTTCAGCCATTAATGTAATTGCATCACAAGGTTGTGGAGCAAAGCTTGGTAATGGAAGTATTGGACCATCTAATCCAGTTTCACCATGTACGCTATCCGCAATGATCAACTCTCTGGCTAATGGTTTTGCTGCGCCTCCGGCAACCGGAATATCCGTTCTTCCAAGCAGTGTTAAGATGCGTAATGCGTTATTGAGTGTTTTATCAGGTGTTTGATTTCCTGCGCTGGTGGTTACTGCTAACACTTCTAGTTCAGGACTTGCTGCTGCCAATATTAAAGCAATAGCATCATCATGCCCTGGATCACAATCGATAATTATTGGTCTACTCATACATCCTCCAAACTGCGTATACCCTTCATACTTGAAGTCGCTAGGTTGTTGGCGTCGCTCATTCACTTGCCGTCTACTAGTCACTCCAATTATTTTAGGTATATACCCTACTTACTTGAAGTTGCTAAGATGTTTCAGCGTATGTTTGCTTACTCGCAACTCCAATCACTTTGGGCGAATCAAAAATAAAAATATAAACTAGCATGCATTATCATTAATAAAGGTGATATAGATAACAAATATGATCCATGCTGTTTTTATGATTAATTTTCAAGCGCCTATTAAAAGTGAGATAAAATCGCATTTTTTGAATTATTTTGTTCAAAAAAACAGCGACTAGTGAGTTTTTTGAGATAGAGCACAAATTCAATCAAGATGATGATTTCAGTTTTGGGCAAACTTGGGTAATATGTCACTAAATATGTTTGATCAGGTGATCGAACAAAATGTGTATATGACGGAGATACAAGAGTGATAAATGTATTCCTGGTAGATGATCATGAACTGGTTCGCACAGGGATAAGGCGTATACTTGAAGACATCCGTGGTATTAAAGTTGTTGGTGAGGCAGAAAGTGGTGAAGAGGCGGTAAAATGGAACCGTGCGAATCTCACAGACGTCATATTGATGGATATGAATATGCCTGGTATTGGTGGTTTAGATGCAATGAGGAAGATATTGCGATTTAACCCAGATGTAAAAGTGATTGTGTTAACGATCCATACTGAAAATCCATTTCCAACTAAAGTAATGCAAGCTGGCGCAGCAGGCTACCTAACAAAAGGTGCAGCACCAGATGAAATGATTAATGCAATTCGAATGGTCAATGCTGGTCAACGTTATATCTCACCAGAAATAGCCCAACAAATGGCATTAAGTCAATTTACAACCGCAGCTGAAAATCCATTTAAAGAGTTATCCGAGCGTGAACTCCAGATCATGTTAATGATCACTAAGGGAGAGAAGGTGACCGATATCTCTGAGCAGTTAAGCCTGAGTCCGAAAACCGTAAATAGTTATCGCTATCGACTGTTTAATAAGTTGAATATTAGTGGTGATGTTGAGTTAACACATTTAGCCATACGTCACGGTATGCTAAATACAGAGAAATTATAATTGTCAATTTCCACTTTTGATGCAGATAGCTTTTTAAAGACAATAACAGATCAGCCTGGTGTGTACAGGATGTATAGTCAGGTTGATGATGTTATCTATGTTGGTAAAGCAAAAAACCTCAAAAAACGACTGGCAAGCTATTTTCGTAAACAGTTAAATAATAAAAAAACGGAAGCCCTTGTTAGCCATATCGCTAAAGTTGAGGTGACGGTTACCCACAGTGAAACGGAAGCGCTACTCCTTGAACATAATTTAATAAAACAGTATCGACCAAAATATAATGTTTTATTAAGAGATGATAAATCCTACCCTTATATATTAATTACCAAGCATAAACATCCACGGCTAACCCTACATCGTGGTGCTAAATATCGTAAAGGTGATTACTTTGGCCCTTACCCTGATTCTGGTGCAGTCAGAGAAAGTCTTCATCTATTACAGAAAATATTTCCTATTCGTCAATGTGAAGATTCAGTTTACAGCAATCGAAGTCGCCCTTGTTTGATGCATCAAATTGGACGTTGTAATGCCCCTTGTGTTAAAGATACCATTTCAGATCAAGACTATTCAGAGCAAGTAGAATTAGTGCGTCTCTTTCTGCAAGGCCGAGATCGTCAGATCATCGATATGTTGGTGAATAAAATGGAAGTGGCGAGTAATACCCTTGAGTTTGAAAAAGCCGCAACCTATCGAGACCAGATCCAAGCTTTACGGCGAGTGCAAGAGCAGCAGTTTGTTTCTGGAGATGACGAAGATCTTGATGTATTAGGGGTTGGTTTTAAAAATGGGATGGCTTGTATCCATGTGCTATTTTTACGACAAGGCAAAATTTTGGGAAGTCGCAGCTATTTTCCAAAAGTTCCAGCCAATACTGAGCCATCCGAAATTATGACCACTTTTATGGGGCAGTTTTATCTCAGTCAAGAGCAAGGAAGAACGATGCCGTCTCAAGTGCTGGTGGGTAATAGCGACATTGAAGATCTCAACTTACTCAAAGCGACACTTTCGGAAGTGGCAGGACGGAAAGTCTCTATTCTATTAAAGCCTCGTGGTGAAAAAGCGCGTTACCTGAAATTAGCACAAACTAACGCGATGACGGCGCTAGTGAGTAAGCTCCATCATAAAATGACCATTCAACAGCGTTTCAGTGCTTTATCCAAGCAGCTCTCTCTTGATAACTTACAGCGAATGGAATGTTTTGATATCAGTCATACCATGGGGGAGAAAACCGTTGCCTCTTGTGTGGTTTTTAATCAAGAAGGGCCACTGAAAAAAGAGTACCGTCGTTATAATATCGAAGGGATCACCGGAGGAGATGATTACGCCGCAATGGGGCAGGTTTTAACTCGTCGTTATGGCAAGCAGATGGAACCTGAAAAGATCCCAGATATTATCTTTATTGATGGTGGCAAAGGGCAGCTCAATCGTGCAGATGAAATTGTGACGCCTTATATGGATAACTGGCCTAAACGTCCGCTTTTAATTGGTGTTGCAAAAGGAGTGACACGTAAAGCAGGACTTGAAACTTTAGTTTTCACTTCTGGAAAAATGGTCTCTCTGCCAGAAGATTCCCCCGCACTGCATTTGATTCAGCACATTCGAGATGAGAGTCATAACCATGCCATTGGTGGGCATCGAGCACAACGTGATAAAGCAAGAAAGCAGAGTCAGTTAGAGCAGATCGAAGGGGTTGGACCTAAACGACGTCAAGCGTTGTTAAAGTATTTAGGTGGTATGCAAGAACTTAAGAAAGCGAGTATCGATGAAATCGCTAAAGTTCCTGGCATAAGTTATCAATTAGCGGAAAAAATTCATGCTAATCTCAAACACTGATTGCATGATCACCGACAATACGGCAACATGGTCGGGTGATTCATAACAGAACGATTATCATGCGCTTGAATATCCCAAATATCTTAACATTTATACGTATTGCACTTATACCGTGCTTTGTTGTTGTTTTTTACTTGCCTTATCCGTGGTCAGCCTTTGTTGCTTCATTGATTTTTGTTATCGCTGCTGTGACCGATTGGTTCGATGGTTATCTAGCAAGAAAACTGAAGCAGATGACACGATTTGGTGCTTTTTTAGATCCCGTTGCTGATAAAGTGATGGTTGCAGTTGCTTTGGTTTTAGTGACAGAGCATTATGCTTCTATTTGGGTGACTATTCCTGCGATAACGATGATTGCTCGTGAAATTATTATTTCAGCCCTTCGCGAATGGATGGCAGAAATTGGTAAACGTTCAAGTGTTGCTGTTTCATGGATTGGAAAATTTAAAACAGCGACTCAGATGTTTGCGCTTGTTCTGTTACTTTGGCATCCTCATGATTATGTGACTTGGGCTGGGTATGTATTCTTGTATATCGCAACAGCGTTGACTTACTGGTCCATGTATCAGTATATTAAAGCTGCAAAAGATGATCTTCTTAACTCAGAAGATGACTCTCTTAATTCATAATCGATATCTGATTGAAATATTAGAGAATAACATTCTATAAAATTGAGCTTAAATTTGTAGTTAACTGTTGTTTGTTTGAACAAGTTGATTAAAAAATAGAATCTGTTGCTTGAAAAAACAGCAAGCAGTTAAAAAACAACATTTTTATGTTGACTATGAAGCTCTAATCCGTAGAATGCGTCCTGTTCCCAAACGGAACTAAGTAAAACAAAGGCGCGTTGGCAGAGTGGCTATGCAGCGGATTGCAAATCCGTGGACCTCGGTTCGACTCCGGGACGCGCCTCCAATTTCTTTTTAAGAAATGGTATTTAAGCGACACTAGCTCAGCTGGTAGAGCGCGACCTTGCCAAGGTCGAGGTCACGAGTTCGAACCTCGTGTGTCGCTCCAAATTAAAGAAGTATTGACTATTCAATATTTCAAGATGGTGTCTGACTAACATAGTTAGGTGCATCGCAAAGAATTGCGTGCCCTGGTGGTGGAATTGGTAGACACAAGGGATTTAAAATCCCTCGGCGTTCGCGCTGTGCCGGTTCAAGTCCGGCCCGGGGCACCATCTAATTTGCTAAATTATATTTAGCGAATAAAAAATAAGGCGCGTTGGCAGAGTGGCTATGCAGCGGATTGCAAATCCGTGGACCTCGGTTCGACTCCGGGACGCGCCTCCAATTTCTTTTTAAGAAATGGTATTTAGCGACACTAGCTCAGCTGGTAGAGCGCGACCTTGCCAAGGTCGAGGTCACGAGTTCGAACCTCGTGTGTCGCTCCAAATTAAATCGTTATTGTCTTTTGATGATAATGAAACTAAATAAGAAGTATTGACTATTCAATATTTCAAGATGGTGTCTGACTAACATAGTTAGGTGCATCGCAAAGAATTGCGTGCCCTGGTGGTGGAATTGGTAGACACAAGGGATTTAAAATCCCTCGGCGTTCGCGCTGTGCCGGTTCAAGTCCGGCCCGGGGCACCATCTATTAAGAAGGCTCAACAGCAATGTTGAGCCTTTTTTTCGTCTGCAATTTGTCCTACCTAACGTTGTCTTGTTTCTATTGTTTTATTACGAACAATCTCTTATTAACCAGCTCTAAATAAAGTGTGATCTCACAATAAAATTATTATCAACAGAGTTGCCGTTATTATCGATAGCGAGTATTGTTCAACCATTGGATTGTAAACGTTTACAATTGCTTCCTCTGAGGTTAATCAGAGTGTTTATTTTGAACTTAGCGTCTTGAACTAACATTGGTTATACCCAAGTGAAATGGGGATATATACCTAAAATAATTGGAGTTGCTAGTAGGCGAACGAGTACAGCCAACAACCTAGCGACTTCAAGTATGAAAGGTATAGCTGTTATTTTATAGATTATTGCGAATAAAGATTACTTGATAAAAAATAGAGATTTGAAAATGAAAAATCAGCTTATTCATCTACAAAGTGCCACTTCAAGCCTTGTTATTCAGCCACTTCCTATGCCAGAAATTCTGTACTGGGGAAAACGTTTAAACCACTTTGATCCTGATTCTTCACAGGCGATGCAATTAACAACAAACCGTGCCATTCCTCAAGCGCGTATTGATAATGATATCGCAGTTACACTTTGTCCTGAAAATAGTCGAGGCCTTTATAGCTCACCGGGTATTGAAGGACACCGGGAAAGTAAAGATTGGGCGCCTGTGTTTACTTGCAATGAAGTAAAACTAAATGGTCAAGACGTTGAGTTTATCTGCCAAGATGATGTAGCTCAACTGGCGCTAATCATTAAGCTTAAACTCGACAAAATCTCAGGTGTGTTAGAGAAGTCGATTTCTGTTACTAACCTTTCTAAACATTCATATCAATTAGATAAACTGGTGTCGACATTAACGCTGCCAGCAAACGTGATGGAACTGCAAACATTCCATGGACGCTGGAGCCGTGAGTTTCAACCAAATCGCGTTAATATTACTCATGGTGCTTTTGTTCAAGAGAACCGTCGTGGTCGTACATCACATGAATATTTTCCTGGCTTTATGGCAGGAAGTAAAAACTTTACTGAGCAAACAGGTGAAGTATGGGGATTCCATTTAGGCTGGAGTGGTAACCACCAGATCCGTGCTGAAGTGAAAAGTGATGGTCGCCGTTTTATGCAAGCAGGGGAGCTGTTCTATCCGGGTGAAATGGTGCTTGAACAGAATCAATCGTTCACAACACCGACTCTTTATGCTTGCTATAGTCAGCAAGGGTTAAATGGCATTACAACCAGCTTCCATCAGTTTGTTCGTGATCATATTGTGCGTTTCCCTCTTGATCCAAAAACGAATCAGCCAAAACCTCGCCCTGTCCATCTTAATACATGGGAAGGGATCTATTTCCAACATGATCCTAAATATATTATGGATATGGCGACGCAAGCAGCAGAAATTGGTGTTGAACGTTTTATTATCGATGATGGTTGGTTCAAAGGACGAGATCACGATAAAGCCGCACTCGGGGATTGGTTCCTTGATACCACGAAATACCCTGATGGATTAGAGCCGGTTATTGAGCATGTTAATAACCGTGGCATGGAGTTTGGTTTATGGGTTGAGCCAGAGATGATGAATCCAGATTCTGATCTTTTTCGTGCACATCCAGAGTGGTTATTAGCACTAGAGGGTTATGAGCAGCCAACAGGTCGTTATCAATATGTTTTAAACCTACAAAATGATGACTGTTTCGATTACTTACTAACGTGTTTGGATGATCTGTTGACTCAGTACAATATTGGTTACTTTAAGTGGGATATGAATCGCGAACTGGTTCAGCCTGCACATAACCATAAAGCGGCAGTACATGGACAAACTAAGCGATATTACGATTTAGTCGATCAGCTTCGTGATCGTCATCCGAATGTTGAGATTGAGTCTTGCTCTTCAGGTGGTGGTCGCATCGATTTTGAAGTACTGAAACGTACTCATCGTTTTTGGGCATCTGATTGTAACGATGCATTAGAACGTCAGACTATTCAGAAAGGCATGGGATATTTCTTCCCACCCGAAGTCATGGGTGCGCATATTGGTCCACAAGAGAGTCATACAACTCGCCGTAGTCATCACATCAATTTACGCGGTGTGACAGCATTAGGTGGTCATATGGGGGTTGAGCTTGATCCTGTTAAAGAGAGTGAAGAGCAGAAGCAAGGCTTTGCACACTATATTGCGCTTCATAAACAGTATCGAGAACTACTACATAGTGGAACTAGCTTCCGTTTAGACTCTTATGATCCTTCTCGTAATGTCTATGGTGTTCAATCTGAAAATGAAGCGTTAGTCACGGTTTGCCAGTTAACTATGCCAGATTATGCGATTGCAGAACCTCTACGTTTTGGTTTGCTTGATCCGACAAAACAGTATCAGGTGACAATTATTGATGAACCAACAGCAAGCTTCCAGCTAATGAAAAAGCGCCCAGATTGGGTTAATGAGCCCGTCGTGATTAGTGGAGAATGGTTAAATGAAGTTGGACTTTCTTTACCTTTGCTTGATCCCGAGTCTGCAATGTTGATCCATTTAAAAGCGGTGTAAAATAACGTGTTGTACCTGCTGATCGGATAAACGTTCTACTCTTCATATTTAAGATATTAGGGTAATATCAATCTAACCTAGCAACTTATGGTAAAAAGAGTATCACTTTCTTACTTGACGTTGCTAGGCTGTATTCATTTACTTGTTATCGCCTAGCAACGCCAATGACTTTGGGAATTGACTTCAAGGGAGGAGGGCTTAAACCGGTTATTTGATGTGATTTCACCCAACTCGTAGAGTTTTTAATCATTTGAATTGAAAAGATTAATTTTTTATTGACTCATTTCTGTAATCAGGTAAAGTACATCTCGTTCTCAAGGCAAAGCCAATTTGAGATAACAATTTAAAAAATATTGAGTCATCAATATTTAAGATGGTGTCTAACTAACAGAGTTGGGTGCATCGCAAAGAATTGCGTGCCCTGGTGGTGGAATTGGTAGACACAAGGGATTTAAAATCCCTCGGCGTTCGCGCTGTGCCGGTTCAAGTCCGGCCCGGGGCACCATCTATTAAGAAACCTCAACAGTCATGTTGAGGTTTTTTTTCGTCTGTTGTTTTTCTATTTTTATTCCCCTCTCTCTTTTTTGTCTTATTTTTCCAGTATCGAATATTCTGGGTGTAAAAAAGCCTACTTTTTTCTCAAATATAGAGTGAAAAGAAAGTAGGCTTAATATTATTTAAATAGAATCTAGATAACGTCAGAACGTGAGGTAGCTCAGTAATTACTGACCATTAACAAACGCTTTAAAACGCGCTTTAGTTGCTGCGTCTGCTTTCTGGTACCAAAAGTGAAGCATCTGCTCTTCCGTTGTTTGTGCTGAAGCCGGTACTTGTTGAACTACTGGCGCTGTCGATGCCGCTGATGTGGTCACTGCCGCAGTTGTCGCAACGGTTGCTGTTGCAACAGGGACTGTCGCTACAGGCATTGTCACAAAGCTCGGTGCAGCAGCAGAAGCGGCTGTCTGATTGAATGCTAACATCTCTTGTTGATAG
It encodes the following:
- a CDS encoding MATE family efflux transporter, whose translation is MANKNQAKFLDGSLMQHIMVMSGTGAIGLMALFAVDLLDMFFISQLGHVELAAAIGYAGSLLFFSTSISIGSSIAMGALVSKELGAGNREKARELAGSVLVFAVTFNIIIVSIMLYFLPELVTLLGAKGEAHQKALDYLYILLPSSPVIAISMAAMAALRGVGDAKNAMYATLAGGAVNAVLDPIFIFVLNLNVEGAAIASVIARFTVLFFALYKLLSYHKLVAPPSFSHLIEHQRLIVKIAFPAILTNVATPIANAYVTKSVAVFGDDYVAGFAVMGRIMPVCFAIIFSLSGAIGPIIGQNFGAERWDRVRQALNDAVIFTSLYCIGVSIILYFVQDFIIIGFDLTGDAAEVLTVFCTYIAVTFIFNGMLFIANAVFNNLQRPAWSMLLNIGKATIGTLPFVYFGGLWYGAIGILIGQAIGGILFGIIGYFLVRYRVKRMTDKHEREKEKERKTCLETGMPMTPYCSSRAYMAAADMQVLASEKKPVNIK
- the pgsA gene encoding CDP-diacylglycerol--glycerol-3-phosphate 3-phosphatidyltransferase, with amino-acid sequence MRLNIPNILTFIRIALIPCFVVVFYLPYPWSAFVASLIFVIAAVTDWFDGYLARKLKQMTRFGAFLDPVADKVMVAVALVLVTEHYASIWVTIPAITMIAREIIISALREWMAEIGKRSSVAVSWIGKFKTATQMFALVLLLWHPHDYVTWAGYVFLYIATALTYWSMYQYIKAAKDDLLNSEDDSLNS
- the uvrY gene encoding UvrY/SirA/GacA family response regulator transcription factor; amino-acid sequence: MINVFLVDDHELVRTGIRRILEDIRGIKVVGEAESGEEAVKWNRANLTDVILMDMNMPGIGGLDAMRKILRFNPDVKVIVLTIHTENPFPTKVMQAGAAGYLTKGAAPDEMINAIRMVNAGQRYISPEIAQQMALSQFTTAAENPFKELSERELQIMLMITKGEKVTDISEQLSLSPKTVNSYRYRLFNKLNISGDVELTHLAIRHGMLNTEKL
- the rihA gene encoding pyrimidine-specific ribonucleoside hydrolase RihA translates to MSRPIIIDCDPGHDDAIALILAAASPELEVLAVTTSAGNQTPDKTLNNALRILTLLGRTDIPVAGGAAKPLARELIIADSVHGETGLDGPILPLPSFAPQPCDAITLMAEKISHSPEPVTLVPTGPLTNIALFLAAHPELHDKIERIVLMGGTAREGNWTPAAEFNIYVDPEAADIVFKSGVPITMCGLDVTHKAQIMHHDIDLIKEIDNPISTVVGDLLDFFMIYHRDPKWGFKGAPLHDPCTIAWLIAPELFVTHDCWVGIETKGEFTQGMTIVDYYELTDNPANTTVVMDIDRQGFVDLLIDRLRFFDQE
- the uvrC gene encoding excinuclease ABC subunit UvrC; translated protein: MSTFDADSFLKTITDQPGVYRMYSQVDDVIYVGKAKNLKKRLASYFRKQLNNKKTEALVSHIAKVEVTVTHSETEALLLEHNLIKQYRPKYNVLLRDDKSYPYILITKHKHPRLTLHRGAKYRKGDYFGPYPDSGAVRESLHLLQKIFPIRQCEDSVYSNRSRPCLMHQIGRCNAPCVKDTISDQDYSEQVELVRLFLQGRDRQIIDMLVNKMEVASNTLEFEKAATYRDQIQALRRVQEQQFVSGDDEDLDVLGVGFKNGMACIHVLFLRQGKILGSRSYFPKVPANTEPSEIMTTFMGQFYLSQEQGRTMPSQVLVGNSDIEDLNLLKATLSEVAGRKVSILLKPRGEKARYLKLAQTNAMTALVSKLHHKMTIQQRFSALSKQLSLDNLQRMECFDISHTMGEKTVASCVVFNQEGPLKKEYRRYNIEGITGGDDYAAMGQVLTRRYGKQMEPEKIPDIIFIDGGKGQLNRADEIVTPYMDNWPKRPLLIGVAKGVTRKAGLETLVFTSGKMVSLPEDSPALHLIQHIRDESHNHAIGGHRAQRDKARKQSQLEQIEGVGPKRRQALLKYLGGMQELKKASIDEIAKVPGISYQLAEKIHANLKH